tcaaacgataccttaatctcccacaacggcaatgtagaaacaactgaatttgggagaaaaaattgaaaaatagttaaaaatataaaaattggaaaataattaaacgttattaaaaatataaaaattagaaaataattaaaaaaattgattaggggcaaaaatggaaattcataggcaaccttcaaaaaaaaaactcaaccaataattaatttaccaaattgcccctaataggggcaaaatggtaaattcaaaggacatttcttttaatataagtatatagactccattaaaaccctaAGGAAAATGGAATCAAATATGCAAGCACAATATAATAACAATAGATGAACTGCCCACTGAAATATCTCAAGAAAAATTCTAAGAGCACTCTGAAAAAGAATTAGATGAAACATACGTTGTTCAAGAGAAATCTTGATCCCTCTTGCTGCTCTCTAAATGTTTCCTTTTATAGGCCTCACTTCCTTGATCTAATGGACCTCTCTTTCGATGTTCAGGCCCATTAACCCTCTGAGATCCACATAGCTCGTTCGTACATGTACTGTGGCGCGTGGAGCCGGTCACTTTTCCTTTGCACTGCTTGTCCGTACAAGGCGCGTGGAGTTAGGGCATGCAGCTCATGTCACTTGTACATGCATGAAAGACGTGTGGGACGTTATGAGATACCTTCAAGAAAAGGATCGTAATGTTACTTGGACAATAACTTGAGAAAGAGCAGGTGACGTTGAAGGTGGAGCTCATGCGACTTGAACGATCAAGCCAAGCTACACATGTGGAAGATCGAGCTCATGTGACATGAACAATCAAGCTGAGTTACGCATGTTGAAGGTCGAGCTCATGTGACCTGAATGATCAAGCTGAGCTAGGCATATTGTAGGTGGAGCTCATATGACCTGAGCGATCAAGCCGAGCTATGCATGTTGAATAATGTGGAGCTCTTGTGACCTGAACGATCAAGTTAAGTTGTACACGTTGAATAGTCGGTATATAGTAGAGTCCACATGGTATCAGTGGCGTAGCCAGGACCCCGGTCTAGGGGGTTCAAACTTTTCATGTAAAAAGAACACTGATAATttcatgaatatgatgttgATAAATAAATTCATGCTCATACTACAgtatttttctcttaattttttttcttcataatcttCTACGACAACAAAAACAACTAAGAAATTAGAAAGTTCATAATCTCGCACCTCTAAATTTGTTGATTATCCTTTTAACGGATAATCACAAGGATATGAAGTAAACACAAGTTAGATTTATTCAACGAAATGAGCAgaaatatcatattattttaCCCATAGATACTCAATATCATCCCTACATGTATGTGTAAAAAATTCACATATATAATCTTTacaaatttaataataacaaataatcaaatataaaaaaaaaaaaaaagatattgtgAAGACTAAATAAATCGTTCTTTTATAAATCTAAATGATTCAAGCAATTAGTTTaactattttcacaaaataCTCGAAAATAATCTGCCTTATCCAgcaatattttatcttttaatcaAGAGTATGTTTTTTAAATGCAAttaacacacttttttttttaaacaaacaaaacgcAGCTCATATCATTTCTTAAATAATGTTGAATACAAAGAGGAGCATAATCATAAATATGACGACTAGCATTTAAAATGGCTACATTTGCTAAGGTATGAGCAACCATATTCGCTTGACGTCGAACAAACTTGACCTCAAAGTTGTAATGTAATGCTAACAAACCTCTAATCTTAGAAACAATGACATAAAATTCAGAAATACCTGCATTATCCGAATGAACAACATCCACAAGCATCTTGGAGTCTGTTTCAAATATCACATTATGGAAGCCGCTACTCAAAGCCCAAGACATAGCATGCCACAACCCCAGTGCCTCACCCTCATGTGGAGACAGTTTCGGTCGCATCCAAGAGGTTAATGCTGAAACAAATAGACCTGCATCGTTACGAACACAACAACTTATCCCGGCTCTGTCCGAAGCTCGGTGGAAACTAGCATCGACATTACACTTAAGTCTGCCATATTCTGGAATTTGCCACCTCATATTAGAGTCAATATTAGCTCGTTGTCTGCCACTGTTACGCAAATCCTGGACCACATACCACTCCTACCAAAACCGGTTAACATTCAAGCATATATCATGTGCACTTAAATGCTTTTGGTTCCAAATCATATCGTTTCTATTGTTCCAAAGCCCCCACAACAGCATCATGAAGCGTTgttttaggtaaaaaaaaaaaaaaaaatacattgttttgttttcttcgGTTAAAAGAAACACAAATAGACATAACACGTGGGCCACattttggtaaaaaagaaaTGGGCCAGATATTGAAAAGCAAAGTGGACTATAGAAAACCCTAAATAGTCTTCTTGCTAACTGGCCACCGCTCacacttcctttttttttcattgccTGCATCTAcgggatgttttttttttcattgccTGCATATCCTCTGTTTACCATCTCTGGTGTTGTTTCTTCTCTTAGGTTCTTTGAGTCAAGGTGCAAGAACAATATTTGAGGGGgttcaaaaagttaaatatattagATTTACGGGTATTTTTTTTTCGAGTTCAGGGTGTTCACTTGAATCCCCTCAACATAGTGTAGCTCCgcccagtggcggagccagaaaaaatgtcagggtgggccactaaaattaactattgaaaaattgtttaaagtctaaaaaattagacctataattgaattatttaaatttttcgggtggaccactacaccaatttgtgggaatttggatcaaccgaaacctaaaaccgacataaattgtataaaatctcgcaaaatagacctataattgaattatttaaattttcgggtgggccactacaccactttgcaggaatttagatcaaccaaaacataaaaccgatacaaaattacataaaatcttgcaaaatagatctataatcgttgattttttaatttttccggatgggccgtggcccaccccagcccatgaagggctccgccactggcTCTGCCCCTGCATGGTATGGTCCTTCATACCCGTCTAAGTAGGAATTTGATTCCACCAATGAAGTCCATTGAAATGAAGATCCAAAATAGCCACTCTATATGCACAATGGTTaccttttttgaaaatatttcatCTGCCATGCAGTTGATCCAGCGATTTCTTAAAGGCCAAGGCACAATGCCATTGTTCGTGTAAGCTTGTCAGTTCATTGGTAATTAGACTCAATCCCAAATTCATTCAACCTTTTTAATAAGCCTGTTCAATAGAAGTTGTTGTGGAGAAAGTGGAAGCATATCGTATGGTTATAAATTGTGTGGGTTTTTGGTTAGCAAGGAACAACTTAGTTTTTTATGGAGAAGGAacatattgttttaattttgtgtGATTGTTCTTTCACGTCCTACTTAAtagaagaaaattatttttactatcACACAGATTCCATAAAACACTCAAATAGGAAGAATAAGCAAGCACGCATAGAACAACAGATGAGAGAAAACCAGAGAGAGATAAGGttagtaaaaaatttattttatccatAAATTCTTGCTCTTTTTGTTTAGGAAACGCATTTTGTCATAGGCGGAAGGGCATTTCGGTGTGTAACAACTTTTTGTCGCCGTTGTTTTGTTTACTCTGTTAAAACGGAAACAAATTATAACCAATTTTGCAGCTATTTTGACGTTAACATAATGTTTTTAGAACTTTGACTTGGAGTTGGAAGACGTTTTATGTGGAATCCCAAGTCTCCACACTTCCTCGTGTGTGTTTATTTGAGTATGTGTCAATAGGCCaatgaagcaaaaaaaaacttatgataCGTGAAACACCTACATATATACAAACACAATCATGGACACACGTTAACAAATcgatatcaataaaaatatgagaaaataaattaagggaacGGAATCACATTTTTCATGTCCGGACAAGCTTTCTATCAGAACCGTGTCAGTATTACATAGTTTGTAATACTTTATGGAATTGGATTCTGGTCTAGACAgttaaagacaaacaaaaaaaattacatcatttTTTGCTGAAATGAGAATACTAATAAGAGAGGATTCAGAATAATATCACTGACAGAAAGTATGGATAGTTCTATTTGTAGAAAATTTGCTATAACTAGGTGCTTTGGACCAATGTTGTGGATGGTTGATTGCAGAATATGATAGAAGGCTAAAAATCTGccatattatttataaaaacacTATTGCGGACAATGGCAACGCCATGATAGACATCCCTTCACAAATTACATTATCTTGTTTGTCCAAAAAATCTGCCATGGAGTCGCAATGGCCGCCATTTAACGAGATTGATTAGAATATCTGTACAGAAGATTAACACTAGAGGGAGGCCTAGAAAACGATAAAACAATTTGACCTCATTTGATTTATGCATGTAGTTTATCCCACCTAGTAGGAAAAGCTTCTGGTGTAACTGTTTGTTGTTGTAAGGATcatgcattttcttttaatatatcaaAACTTAAAGTTGAGTTATACATTAATTTGTATTGGAATAATATATAAGTGAAAGGTGACCATATATTCATATAAACATCACTAACTTCCAAAACTGATATATTATAATAAGATACTCAGTAAAATCCCTTAAGAGCATACAAGTTTATGTGCTTAGATATGCAATTATGTATTAAAGTTGTAACAATAAGCAAAACTATTGTAAATCCAGAGACATACAATATCAAGCAGTAGCAATTTTGGAAGAGAGACACGCGTCTACAGCCTCTCCAACAGTCAGAAAAACCCATTGTTTCCCAATTTTGTCCACAAAATGTGCAAGCTTGAGCTTGTGAATTACTAGCCATCTTGGGTTGACCATAGCTAACTGTAAAAATCATAAAGCAAAAGTGTTACACCATACGCGTTTGATATAGAGAAATGTTTTTCTTACAAGCAATTTAGATAGCTTTTGTACAAACTTTGTAAGTGGTTAATGCAGTTCAAATATGTGGTTAATGGATATACCAAGTATCGAAACTCATTAAGCACCAGCGTAACTTCATCAATCATGTCCAAATTTGTAGTAAATGAAATTACTTTGatggttaatgagttttgatATCTATACCATCTAGTGAGTGTAATCTATCATACATTTGAACTGTGATAACCACTTACATTGctatcacaaaagttgtcaaatttcatatgttcaaataacacaactagAATGAATGAAAAGTTATGGTAGCCTCACTTCTACGCCGCGTGAAAGCAACCTCTTATGCAATTCCTCAAGTGCTAGAATTCCAGAAGTATCAACATTCATGAGGTCTATTAAACAGAAATTAGGAAGATCATTTGAGTCATACCAATTGTAAGAATGTTTAGAAATTAGATGTCTAAATCTGAATTGTAGAAATCGTAACAAAACTCActtgtcatgtccataattaTGGCACGGACATTTCctttagcagtttcttgaatgtCATCTTCTTCCACGACCCACTTCAGTATTCTGGAACAAGTGAAAAAAGTTTCATACAGTGCTGTTATTAAGGGATAAATCCCTTTCTAGATCATTTGTTAAGTGCTTGCCTTTCTTTGACAAAATTGGCATTTGCAAAGCAGAGTGAGCCGGAGCTTATGCGAATCACAACGATGCCTGGTGTGCTTATTGCCATCGGATATTGAGTAACATCACAGAAGGCTTCTGTTCTTGGAACTCTTCCTAGAATTTCTACTCCAGGTCGAATCGATTGTATTAGGATCTTCGCAAATGAGATCGAGATCTGCACatccaagaagaaaaaaaaaatcattgaaatgtTTGAATCATGAATACTAGAACTTATACAATATGCATCTCTCAGTTAACTAATTCATCTTTAGTTCTGTTTACATCGACAACATTTTGTTGAGTCATTAGCCATATGAATATGGGTAAAATTTATATGTGATTCCTCATCTACGGTTCATATTGTTCTACACTAAAAACCCAAAACAACTGTTAATAACTAGTTCAATAGGCgcattgtaaaatattttaatatatattatattccCTTGGTCCCTTTTTATAATCGCCATTTTGCACCCATAAAATGGATGCTTATAAAAAAGGACAGAGAGAGtatgtaaaatgaaaataatttctttttatgtgtGTAGCACAATACCAATAGTAGGTAAGGAACTGCGTCTAAGTTTTACCCTAagaatataacaaataaattacTATAATTGGAAGAAAAGTGAGCAATAGGAAAATTCTGACATATCTCCGAGGAAGAACTTCCTCCAAAACAAACAACCTCGGATCTTTATGAGATCCATATCACAAGTATAAGAGTGAATTACCAAGTTAGTCCCTTAAATTTCAAAAACGACTCATTAAACTCGGATGTTTTAGAAAATACAATTATGATATGATGCCACAGCGAAATATGATTGAACCACGTTTGTGTAAAACGTTTTTACCCTGTCGATTGATAGCAATTAAAATCTTAGaaataacataacaaatttAATCATACAGGTTATGAAAATGCGGCCAAATTTAAAATATCAGAATGACATTGAAATCTTGATAGTGTAAATATTCATGAATTTTACTTTAGTTACTGCTTATAGGGATGCTAGTTATTGTGCAATAAAGGAACACAATTTGAAATTGGTCTATGACTTACTGCAACTAGCAGACCAATCTCTACGGATGCAAACAAGACGCCAACAAAAGCACCGATGCAGGCAAGAAAGTCTAATTTGTCGACCTTCCAGATATAGCGAGCCTCGTTTATATCAATTAATCCAGGAAGTGCGGAGAGGATGATAGCAGCAAGGATAGCCATAGGTGTGTAGTATAATAGCCTTGCAAATAATTGCAGGAACAAAATCACAGTAATTGCCATCACAATATTTGATACTGCTGTTTGACATCCTGCACTGAAATTAACTGCTGTTCTTGAAAATGAACCTGCATCAAGAAAATATAAAGAAGAATCTTAAAGCCTGTTTGGATTaaattatttgaacttatctactaacataagcacttgtgagatcATTTAGGTGAGCTTACAGAAACAACTTGTGACAtgtctataagctgttttcaacttattttcacaaGACCTTttggatagcttatgaaaacagcttatagttatagcttatacaaaaacaatctgactttatattatcttttatcatgctataagcacttaattaagctgtttagaCACACCTGAAACAGTCATTCAGTTGTTACAAAAGAGAAGTATTGCAATTTTATAAACAAAGATTAATGATTAAACAAAAGACATTACCAGTTGCTACATAACATGAAGTTAAGGATCCTGCAATGTTCATGATTCCCATTGACAACATTTCTCTGTTCCCATCAAGTTGGTATCCTTTGATGGAAGCGAAAGATCGGCCAACAGCCATTGCTTCCTGAATCACAAGTTCATATGGCAATCACTAGTCACGGTAACACGACAACAAACtgtaaaaagagaaaacaataatTTCAAGAAAGATAGGAAAACGGTTAATATTCACTTACAGTGAGGGCGATAACTGCACAGACTAATCCGATTTTAGCCGCTTGCCCGACATTTTGACCATGAAATTGTAACTGGTGAACTGAACTCTGATTCAGGCCTCCTTTAACATgctttattatattaattccTTGTTTATCAGCTTTTGATAAATACACAATTAAAGTTGATAGTATAACTGATAGAAGAGGAGCAATTGCAGGCAACCAGaaaagttttttcttctttcttgcCTGAAATGATATAATATCATtatacaataatacatcataACAAATTCATCTATAGTGAGGTAAATCATATGCTAATACCAGAATTTTCGTTACTTACTATAAAGCGGGTAACTAGCAGGAAAATCAAGAAAGAACATCCCAGGACAAAATTCAGAGGACTCCACTGTCACAATAGTAAACAAAGAGTAATATCAAATACCAACAAGAATAACTAAACCAATTTATGAATAGGAAACTGTGTAATGctttttggaaaggaaaaaaattacggtttaaatatgtttttggtcctgtaaatatatcattatttgcttttagtaattgtaaaaaatatttctatatttttagtccttgcaaatataccactttttgattttggttcttgtttttctattttagtccctaaaatatttgtttatgttagATTGATTCCTGTAATATATGTAAAGCCTTTGATTTTATTCCATCTAGTAAATATCAGACATATTTTATAGGGACAGATTCCAACATTAACACGGTTTACATCGgctaaaataaaacaacaaggACGAAAAGCAAAAGGTGGTATATTTGCATGTAGAAcaagtaaagaaaaaaattgcatgGACCAAGAAcacatttaagccaaaattaattaaactttatcagaacataaataaaatggtGGAACCAACTCACCTTTTCTTCAGAAGTAATTTGTTGATGTAATGACTTATAAACAGAAACCAATACTGATACTGCATCTGTTTTGGTGGTGAAGTGAGTAATCCCCAAAAGACCCTTGAGCTGCTGAAGACCAATAATGATTGCTGCTCCTGCCATGAATCCAACTAGTGCAGCATGTGAAAGAAAATCCACAAGAAAACCCAACCTGTAAATATTGAAGGATAAATAAACAAACTATTTGGTTTATAAGGACAAAAcagaaaatttacaaaaattttgCATGCTAATGAGAAAACCAGCACCTGAAAATACCAAATGCAGCTTGAAAAATTCCGGTGAAGAAGGTGACGGTAAAGATAAAATCTCTATAGGCATGAGGATTAGCAACAGGATCTATGACATTGGTGACCAAGGAAGATAAAAGCATAGACACTACAGCTACAGGTCCAATTGCAATGTCTCTTGAGCTTCCCATCACAGCATAGATAAGAGGAGGAACAATACTCGTATCTGTATagaaacaaaaccaaacaaacatcGATGTCAGAATCACATTCGGAGACAAAAACTAGACATCTTGATTTCAAACATGCACATAGTGTGATacaaaaaataagcaaaaacaaaattcaaaaagtcaaatgtatCTGGTCTGAAATTCAGACCAgatacatttgactttttagaattattttgcttatattttgttacAGAGAGAGCGAGTAAGTAATAACAGACGCAGATGCAAACACTTACACAAGCCATATTGAGGATCAACTTTTGCCAAACTTGCATAACCTATACTCTGCaacattcaaatgaaaaattgaagaataatatgaatataaatGTTGCTTTTTCACATGCAAGACAAAAATAATGTTTCTTAGTACATACCTGAGGTATGCAAAGACTTGCAAGAGTTAAACCAGCTAAAAGATCATCTTTAAATTTAGAGATAGTGTAATCTTTTAACCAAACAAGGATTGGAAACAAACTCTGCAAGAATGAGTAAGCAAGTGCAAGAAAACTTTTGTTCTTGGATGAGAAACATAATTTGTTTCCATGAGGCAAAAGGGTCTCTTTCAATGAAGAAAATAGCTTCTTCCATAAAGGTGGTGGATTAGGAGAATCCAAAACCCACTTAGACCTTTCTATTTGACTAGTACTATCTTCAATATGAAGGACTCTTTGATCTCTCATAGTTGAAGTGTTTGGGTGAACTCTCTTGTCACACTAGTACTTAATATTGTACAATAACTTTATGATCGGTTAATAAATACCACTAACATCATTCAATTTGCATTGGGATCAATTTATGTGTATGATTGATTAATTGGGGTGGTGGCAGAAAGAGGGCTCTAAATTCTAAATAGAAAAGTGTGTATGCTATTTGAGGGGTGGTTATGTTACCACATTCATTGGTTAGTGTCAAAAGTTGATACCATAATAAGATGGTATATGAACACGTTAACACCCCTTTAATATGATTCCACTGGGAAGCATATATTCTGGACAGGGAAAAATTGGCTTTTTATGTGTCTTGTCAAATTTCAATTCTAACAGAAATTTGCATGTAATTTGAGGTAAAATGTAAGCAATTATATGTGGTTCATCAACTTCTAGGAATGCAATAAATTTCCTCTATAGACTACCCACAACTTAGTGGTCCAAGGTTTGAATTCAATCTAAGAGTGGTATTCACGTTTAATATTTGACTCGCCTCAAATAATATTATCTTAGGTGAAGAGAACTTATGAGaaacgaaaaagaaaaactGGAGG
Above is a genomic segment from Medicago truncatula cultivar Jemalong A17 chromosome 5, MtrunA17r5.0-ANR, whole genome shotgun sequence containing:
- the LOC11442270 gene encoding low affinity sulfate transporter 3, which codes for MRDQRVLHIEDSTSQIERSKWVLDSPNPPPLWKKLFSSLKETLLPHGNKLCFSSKNKSFLALAYSFLQSLFPILVWLKDYTISKFKDDLLAGLTLASLCIPQSIGYASLAKVDPQYGLYTSIVPPLIYAVMGSSRDIAIGPVAVVSMLLSSLVTNVIDPVANPHAYRDFIFTVTFFTGIFQAAFGIFRLGFLVDFLSHAALVGFMAGAAIIIGLQQLKGLLGITHFTTKTDAVSVLVSVYKSLHQQITSEEKWSPLNFVLGCSFLIFLLVTRFIARKKKKLFWLPAIAPLLSVILSTLIVYLSKADKQGINIIKHVKGGLNQSSVHQLQFHGQNVGQAAKIGLVCAVIALTEAMAVGRSFASIKGYQLDGNREMLSMGIMNIAGSLTSCYVATGSFSRTAVNFSAGCQTAVSNIVMAITVILFLQLFARLLYYTPMAILAAIILSALPGLIDINEARYIWKVDKLDFLACIGAFVGVLFASVEIGLLVAISISFAKILIQSIRPGVEILGRVPRTEAFCDVTQYPMAISTPGIVVIRISSGSLCFANANFVKERILKWVVEEDDIQETAKGNVRAIIMDMTNLMNVDTSGILALEELHKRLLSRGVELAMVNPRWLVIHKLKLAHFVDKIGKQWVFLTVGEAVDACLSSKIATA
- the LOC112422126 gene encoding uncharacterized protein, giving the protein MRWQIPEYGRLKCNVDASFHRASDRAGISCCVRNDAGLFVSALTSWMRPKLSPHEGEALGLWHAMSWALSSGFHNVIFETDSKMLVDVVHSDNAGISEFYVIVSKIRGLLALHYNFEVKFVRRQANMVAHTLANVAILNASRHIYDYAPLCIQHYLRNDMSCVLFV